The Girardinichthys multiradiatus isolate DD_20200921_A chromosome 23, DD_fGirMul_XY1, whole genome shotgun sequence DNA segment aacagcatacatGTGCTGATTCATTtccagtgctttgcaattttaTGCGTGTAGTGATCCTCTTCATTACAGCTGTAAAACGTGTGAAACAAACACCTCCTGATAAATTTGTGCACGTCTGTTGCAGTTTCCACGGCCAGGGatgcagcagactcaacagcagcagcagaccgCGGCGCTGGTCCGACAGCTGCAGCAACAACTTTCAAGTAAATCACCACCTTCTTCAGTGACAGCTGGATTGTTGGTTTACATCACTTTTCCCTATGAAGAAGTATTGGGGTCAttgggagaaaaaaataaatggtggTTTCACAGAATAAAGCTGAAATGTCGAGAATAAAGTCCAAATATTAAGAATAAAGTGGATGTTTATATGCTAAGAGATTcttattctaaaatataaactttGCTGTTACTATTTCTCATTATTTGGAAAGGTTAAGCAAAAAATTAATTTGTTGCTCCAAGTGATCCTTATACTCCATCATTGTTCCTAAACTCCAAATATTTAACTGACTTTTTTCTCTCGTTTCAGATACACAACCAGGACAGGGCACCAATCCCTATTACTGATCGTGCTCGTTTCTAGTTCTGCGGAGGGAAATAAATTCTGGGTTTTGCAGGAAAGTCGTGTTCTGTAAATGAAGTGATTGATGCAAACAGGAAATAAAGACAAAGAAGGACCACCAAACGATCATGATGAACCAAACCCCGGCTACAAGATTTGAGTTGTAAAATTTTGAATTTTCAGGAGAGGGAACCTGATTTAACATGTTTAATGACAGAAAAgcctatgtaaaaaaaaaacaaacaaaaaaacatgattgAAAGAATAATgcttttctaattttatttcaatttgtacaattttcttttccagttttgtgtatttctcattaaaaaaaaatcatgtcagTTTTTGTGTGTTGTACTTGTGTTGGCTGTCAGTGAAAGACTTGAATCCTAGAGGACGCACAGTGACAATCGTTTTAATCAAGTGGGAGAGCTCTTTGCCAATCAAGAAGTATAAAACggctaaaataaatataatctgTGCTTTAATGTGAATACATTGTCATTTATTTACAGGTGCATCTGAAAATTTAGTTGAAAAGTTGATTTattcttgtcattttgatggATATTACTTACAGTTTAATGAAAAACCCCAAattagtttctcagaaaattagattaCATTTCACCAATTTTTTAATATAGACATTTTATGGGCTACACAATTATGGGGATGACTGTTAtagtccagcagacagtcattcACACTGGAGGATAAGCTGCAAAAAGTCAATGTTAAAGAAGGATGTTCTTTGAGAGCTGTATCCAAGTACaataatggaaagttaagtgtaAGGTAAAAGTGGGATAGAAAAAGGCCTTAAtggattgtgaaacaaaacagCTTTTGAATGCATATACTGGACATTCACTCAATAggataacatttctgtattagaaATACTTTAAGTGGTCTTACATTTAAATTGTCCTTAGCTGGAAGCTATAATCAAAACTAAAATAAGTTCTTAAGATATTTTACTCTGTAATGAATTTAGGTTTTGCTTTTTCTGATCTAATAGTGAATAACTTGTGTGTTCACAGGTGCTTCTTATATTAGTAGACCTTTTATACTGCCAAATTTTTCCAAATCCTGAACAGATTTTTTAGGATGTTCTAAAAAAGCCCAAAAAGTTTTACCAGTTTTTAAAACGGGTTCCGACAACTTTCCAATCAAGTCAGATATTTTATTGTAACAGCCAgattgaatttctgttttagcTAAAATGAAAATACTGCATGAAATCAGTCACTTTAAACATGcaggttttttacttttctttggtttttgtttatctCCATTCTGACCTTCCAGTCTGCTGAAAAGCAACCTAGAGTCCAAACCCAACAGCCTCCCTTCGAAGGGACAGTCCGTTCCGTGATATCGCTGCAAAAAATCCAGATTTTTCCAGCTTCTTTCGTGTGGTTGCACACCAAGTCTAGTTAGCAGCCTGTTGGAAATCTCCGGCACCACCGGCTGGAGGAGAGTCCCATAAATCCTCAAACATTCCAGGGAAACATGGATGATGGCGTCTAACCAACGGCGGTCTTTGCTGTCCCTCCTGTCCAGCTTCCAAGGCGCGTGGCGCTGAATAAACCTGTTGGTCTGTCTCACACAGGCGCTGATTGCCTCCAAAGCTTTGTACACGTGTATGCTCTCGTAGTACTTCTCAACCACAGTGGGAAGACTTCTTACTGCAGCCACCATTTGGTAATCTTCAGCCACCGCTCTGCCACGCTGGTCCCTGGGGAAGGCCTGAGAGCAGAAAGCAGGGTAGACCTGAGCTGGGTTGAGAGCTGGAGCTGTGCAGCGGTTCAGCAGACCACCTAAAGAGTCAGCAAGCTCTGTGTTGAGAAGTTTTATAACTTTGTCATGAGTGTAATCGCAGTCTGAGTCTGGGACACCCTGGCGCAGCAGAAAGTACCTCATACCATCATTTGTAAACATCTGAGAGTGCTCAACAGGATCCACAACATTACCCAAACTTTTAGACATCTTCCTCCCTGCTACGGTCCAGTGGGAGTGCACGTGGATCACCTTTGGCAGAGGCAACCCAACTCCCAGAAGGAAAGCGGGCCAGTAAATGGCATGGAACTTCAGGATGTCCTTTCCGATGACGTGGTGGGCAGCGGACCACCACTGCTCGTGTATTTCTGGGTAACCAACAACGGTGAGATAATTCACCAGGGCATCTAGCCATACGTAGATGGTTTGTTCCGGATCTCCTGGGACTGGAACGCCCCACTGAAGACGGCTTCTCTGGCGGGACACAGAAAGGTCTGGAAGGTCTTCTTGCAGCCACTGCACAACGGCCTGCTGGAAGCGCTCGGGCTGGACAGCTCCGGGATTTTTCACCAACCAGTCTAGAAGACGAGACCGAAAGATGGAAAGACGAAACATGTAGTTCTCCTCTTTCATCCACTCAACCTGCAAAACAGTGAGATCATTTATGATTCCTTAGTAATGGAGAAGTAGTAGTCATTTAGTAGCAGTTTTATATTGCTTCTTTTCATTGCTACAGTCTTCCTTGTCAGTTCCACAGGTGTGTTAATGACTATATTGGGTACTTGGATTTTCTGATTTTAGCCCATAGCTGCAAAGTTCCACATTACCATGCTGTAGCTAAAAAAGAGTGttataaaacatttctgcaaaatcaaccattttctacTTCGTATTCTTGAGCTATGGAGAAAAATTTGACAAGACATCCAAGGTCAActttacaggtacatctcaaaaaatttaaatataatgaaaaggttaaatatttgttgttactcatttcagaaagtacaggtccttctcaaaatattagcatattgtgataaagttaattattttccataatgtcatgatgaaaatttaacattcatatattttagattcattgcacactaactgaaatatttcaggtcttttattgtcttaatacggatgattttggcatacagctcatgaaaacccaaaattcctatctcacaaaattagcatatcattaaaagggtctctaaacgagctatgaacctaatcatctgaatcaacgagttaactctaaacacctgcaaaagattcctgaggcctttaaaactcccagcctggttcatcactcaaaaccccaatcatgggtaagactgccgacctgactgctgtccagaaggccactattgacaccctcaagcaagagggtaagacacagaaagacatttctgaacgaataggctgttcccagagtgctgtatcaaggcccctcagtgggaagtctgtgggaaggaaaaggtgtggcagaaaatgctgcacaacgagaagaggtgaccggaccctgaggaagattgtggagaagggccgattccagaccttgggggacctgcggaagcagtggactgagtctggagtagaaacatccagagccaccgtgcacaggcgtgtgcaggaaatgggctacaggtgccgcattccccaggtcaagccacttttgaaccagaaacagcggcagaagcgcctgacctgggctacagagaagcagtactggactgttggtcagtggtccaaagtacttttttcggatgaaagcaaattctgcatgtcattcggaaatcaaggtgccagagtctggaggaagactggggagaaggaaatgccaaaatgccagaagtccagtgtcaagtacccacagtcagtgatggtctggggtgccgtgtcagctgctggtgttggtccactgtgttttatcaagggcagggtcaatgcagctagctatcaggagattttggagcacttcatgcttccatctgctgaaaagctttatggagatgaagatttccagaagacagtcattgagaCCCTCCAcaaggtaagccacaaaaggtcattgctgaagaagctggttcacagagtgctgtatccaggcatattcatagaaggttgagtggaaggaaaaaaatgcaagaaTAGCAAGAGTCTTGAGAACATTGTCAAGCAAAAGGAATTCAAGAATTCATGTCATTTGCAACTAGAATTAGAACAACTAATTGTGTCCAAATTTGAGGCACCCAACTTTTGATTTGATGTAAGGTTGAAAATTTTGGGAGGTAATCGTCTTTCATTATTCTACCCACTTCATGAACACACCCataggatgatgctgccaccaccgctACTGACAACAGGTACAGTGTTCTTAGATTTAAGTGTCACCTTGACTCCACCAAATATGTTTCGTGCCACTGCAGGTACAAATCCCGATACTAGTCTTGTCAGACCCTAAAACCTTCTTCTACAAGGCGTCttggcttgtccatgtgggAAAAAGACCCTCAGCATGGTGCTGCCTCCACCATACTTTACAGCCTCACCTTGATTCCTCCAAACATGTTTCTTGTTAAGGTGGCCAAACTGCTCATTCTTTGTCTCCTCTGATCTTTAAACGTTTCTCCAGAAGGCATCTGGCTTGTCCATGTAGGTAACAGACCTGCATGATGATGCTGTCATCACCATGCTTGATAGTTTTGCATCTAGTTCTTAGTTTTGAAAGCCTCACctctacatttttaa contains these protein-coding regions:
- the mars2 gene encoding methionine--tRNA ligase, mitochondrial, which translates into the protein MKFPFLTLTRGCETFYRFQQRGVLLADQRLWSSALKHSSQLCKDKSFYITTPIFYVNASPHLGHLYSAVIADCLHRWKLMQGFDSRFATGTDEHGLKIQQAVEAVGKDPLTFCTEVSERFRNLFSSCNISFTDYIRTTEQRHRRAVEHFWSVLWNKGLIYKGSYEGWYSTQDESFLMPSQVGEALDPSGKKVKVSLESGHKVEWMKEENYMFRLSIFRSRLLDWLVKNPGAVQPERFQQAVVQWLQEDLPDLSVSRQRSRLQWGVPVPGDPEQTIYVWLDALVNYLTVVGYPEIHEQWWSAAHHVIGKDILKFHAIYWPAFLLGVGLPLPKVIHVHSHWTVAGRKMSKSLGNVVDPVEHSQMFTNDGMRYFLLRQGVPDSDCDYTHDKVIKLLNTELADSLGGLLNRCTAPALNPAQVYPAFCSQAFPRDQRGRAVAEDYQMVAAVRSLPTVVEKYYESIHVYKALEAISACVRQTNRFIQRHAPWKLDRRDSKDRRWLDAIIHVSLECLRIYGTLLQPVVPEISNRLLTRLGVQPHERSWKNLDFLQRYHGTDCPFEGRLLGLDSRLLFSRLEGQNGDKQKPKKSKKPACLK